Below is a window of Deinococcus aquiradiocola DNA.
TCGGCCGGCCAGACCTTCATGCCGCCGGAGTTCACCATGCGCTTCAGGCGGTCCACGAAGTAGAAGTACCCTTCCTCGTCCATGTACCCCAGGTCGCCGCTGCGGAAGTACCGCCTGCCGTCCAGTTCCATGAACGCCTCGGCGCTCGCCTCGGGCCGGTTCCAGTACCCCTGGAACACCTGCGGGCCGCTCAGCACGATCTCGCCCGTCTCGCCCTGCGGCAGTTCCCTGAGGGTGTCGAGGTCCACGATACGGGCGTCCACCCCGAAGAACGGGATGCCCAGGCACTGCAGCTTGGGACGCTCCTGCGGGTTGCTGTGCGTCTGCGCCATCGTCTCGGACAGGCCGTACCCTTCCAGGAACTCCAGGCCGCTCAGTTCCTTCCAGCGACGCCCGAGCGCCTCGGGCATGCTGGCCCCGCCGCCGTTCACGAGCTTCAGGGACACGAGGTCGCTGCTCACGAGGTTCGGGTTGGCGAGCAGGTCGACCACCATGGTGGCGGTGTTCGTCCAGCCCATCACGCCGTGGTCGCGGATCAGGACGCGGGCCGTCTCGCGGTCCCAGCGGGCCATCACGATCAGGCCCGCGCCCGCGAAGATGGGGCTCAGGAGGCTGCTCGTGAAGCCCGTGACGTGGAAGTACGGGAGGGTCGCGAGGGTGGTGTCGCCGCTCGTGACGGTCCCCCAGAACGCGCCGCCCGCCGCGTTCGCCTGCACGCTGTGGTGCGTGTGCATGCAGCCTTTCGGGAAGCCGGTCGTGCCGCTCGTGTACGGCATGACGCACAGGTCGTCCGCGCTCACCTCGGCGCGCGGGGCGGGCTGGGCCTGCACGGCCGCCTCCCACGTCACGTCGCCCGCCTGCAGGTCCGGCGTGGCGTCCAGGCCCGCCGGGAAGGCCACGCCGCCCCGGTCTTCGGGCAGGCCGTTCGCGAGCGTGACGCTGACGGCGTGCCCGAGCCCGCCCGTCTTGGCGTGCGCGTACAGTTCGGCCGCGACGATGCCCACGCGAATCCCGGCGTCCTGCACGAAGAACCCGAACTCCTTCGGGCCGAGCATCGGGGCGAGCGGCACCACGACCGCGCCGAGCCGCCAGATGGCGTGCGCCGCCGCGATCCACTGCGGGCTGTTCTGCAGGCACAGCATGACGCGGTCGCCCTTCTGCACGCCGTGCGCGGCGAGGTGCCCGCTGAAGCGGTCGCTCAGGTCGAGGAGCGCGGCGTACGTGAGCGTCTGCCCGTAGAACCACACGGCCTGCCGGTCCGGGTAGCGGTGCGCGGTGACGTGCAGGTTGTCGTACAGGCCCGTGACGGGCACGGGGATGCTGCGGGGCTTGTTCTTGGGCCAGTACCGTTGGACGGGAGCGGTGGCAGTCATGGTTCCTCCTGGGTGGTCCGGAAAGACGGGCCGGGTACGGGGTGAGGGTCATGGAACGCGGGACCTGTTGGACCCGGTGCAGCGAAACAGGTTTTGATGCGGTGCAGAGAGAGTGCGAGTATACCGCCCATCCCGGTTCCGGGCCACAGGTTCCGTCATCCGGCGGGGCCTCCCCCGTTCAGACCAGGGACAGACCAGACCCGGGCCAGCCCGGACGGGGAAGTCGTTCGTGCGGGGAGTACCATGCGCGCATGACCCTGCATGCCGCGCCCGCCACCTCGGACCTCTGTGACGCCTACCCTGACGTGCGGACCGCGCAGCCCGTCTTCCGGGACTACGGCGGGACGACCGCCTTCTGCGGCCCGGCCTTCACGGTCCGCGCCTTCGAGGACAACACCCTGGTGCGCTCCACCCTGGAGACGCCCGGCGAGGGGCGCGTGCTGGTGGTGGAGGGCGGCGCGAGCCTGAACTGCGCGCTGCTGGGCGACATGCTCGGCGGGCTGGCCGTCCGGAACGGCTGGGCGGGCGTGGTGCTGAACGGCTGCGTGCGCGACACGGCGCAGCTGGCCCGGCTGCCGCTGGGCGTGAAGGCCCTCGCCGCGCACCCGCGCCGCAGCCACAAGGGCGGGGTGGGCGAAGCGGGCGTGAGCGTGGTGTTCGCGGGCGTGACCTTCGAGCCGGGCGACTGGGTGTACGCCGATCAGGACGGGCTGCTCGTGAGCCCCGTGCCGCTCACGCTGCCCTGAACTGCAGGCATGGGCAGGCGCACGGTACAGGACGGGCAGAACGGAAAAAGCGCCCCGAAGGACGCTGATACCCTTAAGATAGCCCGGTATGCAGGCCGAGTCAAGTTTATCCACCGTGTCCGGTCCCGGCGCTCCAGCCCGGGAGCCTCGTCTTCCCTACGCGCCGCCGGAGGGGCAGCTGCGGCT
It encodes the following:
- a CDS encoding long-chain-fatty-acid--CoA ligase, producing MTATAPVQRYWPKNKPRSIPVPVTGLYDNLHVTAHRYPDRQAVWFYGQTLTYAALLDLSDRFSGHLAAHGVQKGDRVMLCLQNSPQWIAAAHAIWRLGAVVVPLAPMLGPKEFGFFVQDAGIRVGIVAAELYAHAKTGGLGHAVSVTLANGLPEDRGGVAFPAGLDATPDLQAGDVTWEAAVQAQPAPRAEVSADDLCVMPYTSGTTGFPKGCMHTHHSVQANAAGGAFWGTVTSGDTTLATLPYFHVTGFTSSLLSPIFAGAGLIVMARWDRETARVLIRDHGVMGWTNTATMVVDLLANPNLVSSDLVSLKLVNGGGASMPEALGRRWKELSGLEFLEGYGLSETMAQTHSNPQERPKLQCLGIPFFGVDARIVDLDTLRELPQGETGEIVLSGPQVFQGYWNRPEASAEAFMELDGRRYFRSGDLGYMDEEGYFYFVDRLKRMVNSGGMKVWPAEVEAALHAHPAVQEACVIAVPDARMGEKARALLVLKAGQSVTEAEFIEWARGQMAHYKAPREVRFVEVLPKGPTGKVAWRPLQEAARAEAAAQG
- the rraA gene encoding ribonuclease E activity regulator RraA codes for the protein MTLHAAPATSDLCDAYPDVRTAQPVFRDYGGTTAFCGPAFTVRAFEDNTLVRSTLETPGEGRVLVVEGGASLNCALLGDMLGGLAVRNGWAGVVLNGCVRDTAQLARLPLGVKALAAHPRRSHKGGVGEAGVSVVFAGVTFEPGDWVYADQDGLLVSPVPLTLP